Proteins encoded together in one Pseudomonas arsenicoxydans window:
- a CDS encoding MtnX-like HAD-IB family phosphatase, with product MNDWHIVCDFDGTITRTDVIDSILQRFADPSWEAIEDEWLQGDIGSRECLSRQLSLVKATPTELLAFFDTIEIDPDFPDFVDHVIGLGASLEVVSDGIEQGIARILARNYVTLLPILANRLRQLDHDSWRIDFPYSSDACRAASGNCKCKSTPKTKRVLVIGDGQSDMCVASSADFVFAKDRLAEHCERNGIAFARFDSFAEIPALLAQLPAGRAANATAFALETSSDYASNNQELFNHV from the coding sequence ATGAATGATTGGCATATCGTTTGTGATTTTGACGGGACCATCACCCGCACCGACGTGATCGACAGCATCCTCCAGCGTTTCGCCGACCCCAGTTGGGAAGCGATCGAAGATGAGTGGCTGCAAGGTGACATTGGTTCCCGTGAATGCCTTAGCCGCCAGCTCTCGCTGGTCAAGGCCACGCCGACCGAACTGCTCGCCTTCTTCGACACGATAGAAATCGACCCGGACTTCCCTGACTTCGTCGATCACGTGATCGGCCTCGGCGCGTCCCTGGAAGTGGTCAGCGACGGCATCGAACAAGGTATTGCGCGGATCCTCGCGCGCAACTACGTGACCTTGTTGCCGATCCTCGCCAACCGCTTGCGTCAACTCGATCACGATAGCTGGCGCATCGACTTTCCGTACTCCAGCGACGCCTGCCGCGCCGCTTCCGGCAACTGCAAATGCAAGTCCACGCCCAAGACCAAACGCGTGTTGGTGATCGGCGACGGTCAGTCCGACATGTGCGTGGCCTCCTCCGCTGACTTCGTGTTCGCCAAGGATCGCCTGGCCGAACACTGCGAGCGCAACGGCATCGCCTTCGCCCGCTTCGACAGCTTCGCCGAGATTCCGGCCCTGCTGGCCCAACTGCCGGCCGGCCGCGCAGCCAACGCTACCGCTTTCGCGCTTGAAACCTCTTCTGACTACGCATCAAACAATCAGGAACTCTTCAATCATGTCTGA
- a CDS encoding DMT family transporter — protein sequence MTLTVVLLVAFSIVLDVIGQLCFKLGLDRLPELEGGFRLNAFWGQVFNAPLLWAGIGAYALEFFVWLEALSRAPLSLLFPAGALAYCGVVLAGKVVLGETVSRRRWLATLVITVGVMLVCAGHA from the coding sequence CTGACGCTGACCGTCGTGCTGCTGGTCGCCTTTTCCATCGTGCTGGACGTTATCGGCCAGCTCTGCTTCAAGCTCGGCCTGGACCGACTGCCAGAACTGGAAGGCGGTTTCCGGCTGAATGCATTCTGGGGCCAAGTGTTCAACGCTCCGTTGCTGTGGGCCGGTATCGGCGCTTATGCGCTGGAGTTTTTCGTCTGGCTCGAAGCCTTGTCCCGAGCGCCTCTGAGCCTGTTGTTCCCCGCCGGCGCCCTGGCCTATTGCGGCGTGGTGCTGGCGGGCAAAGTGGTGCTCGGTGAAACCGTCAGCCGCCGACGCTGGCTCGCAACCCTGGTGATTACGGTGGGCGTGATGCTCGTGTGTGCCGGCCATGCCTGA
- a CDS encoding MipA/OmpV family protein, which yields MVRITVVLFAALTCLSAQVMADGIKGEAGLGLSYQPHDPTGSRYETRPVPYLDLDWGDVSLSTDDGLTWSALKTNGFSAGPFLNYLPGRTANGDLQGLHDVPDMGVVGGFVQYAPADFWRVFATVGEAIGGPDGVVGRLGGEIGYPLGGGVIGSTNLTAHYADAQQNQAFYGVGAHASRASGIARYNASGGFQNVALTQSFEFPLTPKWSLVTSASWIHLTGSAADSSIVKAVGDTNQGEVQAALAYKFN from the coding sequence ATGGTGAGGATTACAGTTGTTCTATTCGCGGCGCTGACGTGCCTGTCGGCCCAGGTGATGGCCGATGGCATCAAGGGTGAAGCGGGTTTGGGCCTGAGTTATCAGCCTCACGACCCGACCGGCAGCCGCTATGAAACCCGGCCGGTGCCGTATCTGGATCTGGATTGGGGTGATGTCAGCCTCAGCACTGATGACGGGTTGACCTGGAGTGCCTTGAAGACCAATGGATTCAGCGCCGGGCCGTTTCTGAATTACCTGCCGGGGCGCACCGCCAACGGCGATTTGCAGGGCTTGCACGACGTGCCGGACATGGGTGTCGTCGGTGGTTTCGTGCAGTACGCGCCGGCTGATTTCTGGCGGGTGTTTGCCACGGTGGGCGAAGCCATCGGCGGGCCGGATGGGGTGGTTGGGCGCTTGGGTGGCGAGATTGGTTACCCGCTGGGTGGCGGCGTGATCGGCAGCACTAACCTGACCGCGCACTATGCCGATGCCCAGCAGAATCAGGCGTTTTACGGCGTCGGCGCCCACGCGTCGCGGGCCTCGGGCATTGCCCGTTACAACGCCAGTGGCGGTTTTCAGAATGTCGCTCTGACCCAGAGCTTCGAGTTTCCTTTAACCCCGAAGTGGTCGCTGGTGACCAGCGCCAGTTGGATTCACCTGACCGGCTCGGCGGCGGACAGCAGCATCGTCAAAGCGGTCGGCGATACCAATCAGGGTGAGGTGCAGGCGGCATTGGCCTACAAATTCAACTAA
- a CDS encoding GlpM family protein, with product MLKAALGAGVVLILAALAKTKNYYIAGLVPLFPTFALIAHYIVGKGRSVDDLKTTIVFGMWSIIPYFVYLATLYVMVDRMRLEASLAVAAVGWLIAATVLVSVWVRLHA from the coding sequence ATTCTCAAGGCTGCTCTGGGTGCGGGTGTAGTGCTGATCCTCGCCGCCCTGGCCAAGACCAAAAACTATTACATCGCAGGCCTGGTGCCGCTGTTTCCGACCTTTGCATTGATCGCGCATTACATCGTCGGCAAGGGACGTTCGGTCGATGACTTGAAGACCACCATTGTGTTTGGCATGTGGTCGATCATCCCGTACTTCGTCTATTTGGCGACGTTGTACGTGATGGTGGACCGGATGCGGCTGGAGGCTTCGTTGGCGGTAGCGGCCGTAGGCTGGTTGATCGCCGCGACCGTGCTCGTGTCGGTCTGGGTTCGCCTTCACGCCTGA
- the aauR gene encoding two-component response regulator AauR, with the protein MNNDLSVLIVEDDPHVLLGCQQALTLEDIPCVGVGSAEEALERVGDDFAGIVISDIRLPGIDGLELLTRLKARDRSLPVVLITGHGDISMAVGAMQKGAYDFMEKPFSPERLVDVARRALEQRSLAREVTSLRRQLAERDSLEGRIIGRSPAMQNLRELIANVADTSANVLIEGETGTGKELVARCLHDFSRRHTKQFVALNCGGLPENLFESEIFGHEANAFTGAGKRRIGKIEHADGGTLFLDEVESMPLPLQIKLLRVLQERTLERLGSNQSVAVDCRVIAATKSDLDQSSKAGEFRSDLYYRLNVVTLELPPLRERREDILQLFEHFLQQSSLRFDRAVPELDNQTLSNLMSHDWPGNVRELRNVAERFALGLPAFKKSGASGSNQGLAFAEAVEAFERNLLSDALQRSGGNLTQASLELGMAKTTLFDKVKKYGLSH; encoded by the coding sequence ATGAACAACGACCTTAGTGTGCTGATCGTCGAAGACGACCCCCATGTGCTGCTCGGCTGCCAACAGGCGCTGACCCTGGAAGACATTCCCTGCGTGGGCGTGGGCAGCGCCGAAGAAGCGCTGGAGCGGGTCGGCGATGACTTTGCCGGCATCGTCATCAGCGACATCCGCCTGCCGGGCATCGACGGCCTGGAACTGCTGACCCGGCTCAAGGCCCGTGATCGCAGTCTGCCGGTGGTGCTGATCACCGGCCACGGCGACATCTCGATGGCGGTGGGCGCGATGCAGAAAGGCGCCTATGACTTCATGGAGAAACCCTTCTCCCCGGAACGCTTGGTGGATGTGGCGCGCCGCGCACTGGAGCAACGCAGCCTGGCGCGGGAAGTGACGTCGTTGCGTCGGCAACTGGCGGAGCGCGATTCCCTGGAAGGCCGGATCATCGGCCGTTCGCCCGCCATGCAGAACCTGCGGGAACTGATCGCCAACGTCGCCGATACGTCGGCCAACGTGCTGATCGAGGGCGAGACCGGCACCGGCAAGGAATTGGTTGCGCGTTGCCTGCATGACTTCAGTCGTCGTCACACCAAGCAGTTCGTTGCGCTCAATTGCGGCGGCTTGCCGGAGAACCTGTTCGAAAGCGAAATCTTCGGCCATGAAGCCAACGCCTTCACCGGTGCCGGCAAACGGCGGATCGGCAAGATCGAACACGCCGACGGCGGCACGCTGTTCCTCGACGAAGTGGAAAGCATGCCCCTGCCCTTGCAGATCAAACTGCTGCGGGTGTTGCAGGAACGCACCCTCGAACGCCTCGGTTCGAACCAGAGCGTGGCGGTGGATTGCCGGGTGATTGCGGCGACCAAGTCCGACCTGGACCAATCAAGCAAGGCAGGCGAGTTCCGCAGCGACCTGTATTACCGCCTGAACGTGGTGACCCTCGAACTGCCGCCCTTGCGTGAACGTCGCGAGGACATCCTGCAACTGTTCGAGCACTTCCTGCAGCAGTCGTCCCTGCGCTTCGACCGCGCGGTGCCGGAGCTGGACAACCAGACGCTGTCGAACCTGATGAGCCATGACTGGCCGGGCAACGTGCGGGAATTGCGCAACGTCGCCGAGCGCTTTGCCCTGGGCCTGCCAGCCTTCAAGAAGTCCGGTGCCAGCGGCAGCAATCAGGGCCTGGCCTTCGCTGAAGCGGTGGAAGCGTTTGAACGTAATCTTCTCAGCGATGCATTACAGCGCAGCGGCGGCAACCTGACCCAGGCCAGCCTGGAACTGGGAATGGCCAAGACCACACTGTTCGATAAAGTTAAAAAATACGGGCTGAGTCACTGA
- a CDS encoding DMT family transporter, with the protein MDWLHGRFGTVVLWALLILLESAGQIATKVGGDQIGQMTFTLQWLQSVVVDPGVLFAVGCGIGAFFVWMLILRRSSLSLAFPLSSLVFVGVLLGSWLGLGEQISLLHWVGVAVIIGGIALLAEGEA; encoded by the coding sequence ATGGATTGGCTGCACGGGCGATTCGGCACTGTTGTGCTTTGGGCGCTGTTGATTCTTCTGGAAAGTGCCGGGCAAATCGCGACGAAGGTGGGCGGTGATCAAATCGGCCAAATGACCTTCACCTTGCAATGGTTGCAGTCGGTCGTGGTCGATCCCGGCGTACTGTTTGCGGTGGGTTGCGGCATCGGCGCGTTCTTTGTGTGGATGCTGATTTTGCGCCGCAGCAGTCTGTCCCTGGCGTTTCCGCTCAGCTCATTGGTGTTTGTCGGGGTGTTGTTGGGTTCGTGGCTGGGGCTTGGCGAACAGATCAGCCTGCTGCACTGGGTGGGCGTGGCGGTGATTATTGGCGGGATTGCGTTGTTGGCCGAGGGCGAAGCCTGA